The sequence CGGCGGAGCCGACGACACCGGGCTGTTCTCCTCGGGCGCGTGGCTGCGGCTGCGTACGCCGTACGGCTCGGTGGCCGTACGGCGGGCGGGCCCGCTCGGGGGCCTCGGGGTCAGCGTGCGCTGAGCCCGGCTCGCGTGCCGTGGCGTCAGTCGGGAGTGTTCACCATCGACGCGGCGGCGTACGTCAGGTAGTTCCACAGCGTGCGTTCGTGCTCCTCGGACAGCCCGAGGTCGTCCACGGCCGCCCGCATGTGCTTCAGCCAGGCGTCGTGCGCCGCCCGGTCCACGGTGAACGGCGCGTGCCGCATGCGCAGCCGGGGGTGGCCGCGGTTGTCGCTGTAGGTCGTGGGTCCGCCCCAGTACTGCATCAGGAACAGGGCCAGCCGCTCCTCGGCCGGGCCCAGGTCCTCCTCCGGGTACATCGGCCGCAGAAGCGGGTCCTGGGCGACCCCTTCGTAGAAACGGTGGACGAGCCGGCGGAAGATCTCCTCACCGCCGACCTGCTCGTAGAAGGTCTGCTCCTGTAGCGTGCCGCGCCGAATCTCATTCACCCGTCCATCGTCTCAGACCCGGTGACCCAGGACGGAAGACTTAGGACCGCTCCGGGCGGGGGCCGTCCGCCCCTACTGTGGACGTATGGGCGCCTACGACACCGAGACCGAGGCTCTCGCCGACGCGGCGCGGGCCGAACTGGTGCGGGAGATCGACGCCGACGGCGCCTGGGCCGGGGACCCGGTGTGGCGGGAGGCGTTCGCGGCGGTGCCCCGGCACCTGTTCGTGCCGTACTACTACGTCCCCGGGCCGCGCGGCTACGAACGCCGCTGGGGCGAGAGCCCCGGACCGGCGGCCCGGGAGCGCTGGGTGCGCGGCGCCTACGCGGACGTGCCGCTGGCCACCCGGCTGCGCGACGGCGAGCTGGTCTCCTCCAGCAGCCAGCCCTCCCTGATGGCCCGGATGCTGGTCGCCCTGCGGGTCGAGGACGGTCACCGGGTGCTGGAGGTGGGCGCCGGCACCGGCTACAACGCGGCCCTGCTCGCCCGCCGGCTCGGCGCCGACGACCTGGTGACCACGGTCGACCTGGAACCGGAGATCACCGAGTCGGCCCGGCGGCACCTCGCGGCGGCCGGCTTCCGGCCCGTCGTCGTCACCGGCGACGGCGCGCGCGGCGTGCCCGAACACGCTCCCTTCGACCGGATCATCGCCACCTGCGAGCTGTGCACGGTGCCGCGCGCCTGGCTCGCCCAGTGCCGTCCGGGCGGGCGCGTGCTCGCTCCGCTCGCCACCGGTCTGCTGGCGCTGACCGTGCGGGACGCCGGGCACGCCGAGGGCCGCTTCCTGCCCGGGGCCGTCTTCTTCGTCCCGCTGCGCGGCCAGGGCGGGACGGAGGCCGGGAGCGTCAGCCTGGCCGGACTGCCCGCCCGGGCCCGCGCGCAGGAGCCGTTCCGCTTCCTGCTCGCGCTGGCCCGTGGCGCTCTCGGCCCCCGGGACGCCTACGCGCTGTGGGAGCGCGAGGGCGAGCCGGGCCACGGCCGCTACGGCGTCACGGTCCGCGGCGAGCACGCCTGGGCCTGGCTGGACGACCCGGAGGGGCCGTACGCCTGGCCGCTGTCCTGAGCGCGGTCAGCCCCGGCGGACGGTGATCGTCGTCCAGGCGCCGACGTGCACCCGGTCGCCGTCCTGGAGCGGGACCGGCACGAACGGCTGGATCGGCTCCTCGGACATGTTGACCGTGGTGCCGTTGGTCGAGTTCTGGTCGACGACCGCCCAGCTGCCGTCCGGCTGCTGCACCAGCACCGCGTGCTGGTGCGAGACGCCCGGGTCCTCCGGCGGCACCGACAGGTCGATGTCCGGTGTGTCGCCGGTGGAGTGCCGGCGGCGGCCGATGGTCAGCTGGTTGCCGGTGAGCGTGCGCTGCTGCTCGGGCGAGTACGCGGGCAGGTTCAGGCCCGCGGCCTCGGGGCCGGAGCGCTGCATCATCGCCATGAAGTACTCGCGGTCCGGACCGATGGTCGCGGTCCAGGTGGCCGGCCCGGTGCTCCGGGGCTGGTGCGGGGCCTGGGGCGGCTGCGAGCCCTGGGGTGCCTGCGGGAAGCCGCCGGGGCCGCCCGGTCCGGGCGGTGCCTGGGTGGCGCCGGGGTGCGGGTAGCCGTAGCCGCCGTCCTGGCCGCCGGGGTCCTGGCCCGGGCCGCCGGACGACGGAGGGGAGATCACCCAGTCGTCCTCGCCGGCCGGGGGCCGGCGGTTGCCGCGCGGGAACGCGGGCGGAGCCGGGGCCCCGGCCTGCTGGAACGCCTGCGGGGCACCGCCGGGGCCACCGGGCCCGGCGGGCGGCGTCGGACCCGGCGGCGGCGGAACGGGCCGCGAGGGGTCGCCACCGAAGCCGGACGGGCCGGGACCACCGGGCGCACCCGGACCGGACGGACCGCCGGGGCCCTGCCCCGGACCACCACCGAACCCGGGACCCTGTCCCGGCCCACCGCCGAAACCGGACGGCGGACCGGACGGACCACCGGCGCCG comes from Streptomyces sp. SCL15-4 and encodes:
- a CDS encoding globin: MNEIRRGTLQEQTFYEQVGGEEIFRRLVHRFYEGVAQDPLLRPMYPEEDLGPAEERLALFLMQYWGGPTTYSDNRGHPRLRMRHAPFTVDRAAHDAWLKHMRAAVDDLGLSEEHERTLWNYLTYAAASMVNTPD
- a CDS encoding methyltransferase domain-containing protein; its protein translation is MGAYDTETEALADAARAELVREIDADGAWAGDPVWREAFAAVPRHLFVPYYYVPGPRGYERRWGESPGPAARERWVRGAYADVPLATRLRDGELVSSSSQPSLMARMLVALRVEDGHRVLEVGAGTGYNAALLARRLGADDLVTTVDLEPEITESARRHLAAAGFRPVVVTGDGARGVPEHAPFDRIIATCELCTVPRAWLAQCRPGGRVLAPLATGLLALTVRDAGHAEGRFLPGAVFFVPLRGQGGTEAGSVSLAGLPARARAQEPFRFLLALARGALGPRDAYALWEREGEPGHGRYGVTVRGEHAWAWLDDPEGPYAWPLS
- a CDS encoding FHA domain-containing protein; protein product: MPTCPNGHQSGSDDWCEVCGHRMAGAVPPPPPPPPGAGGYGFPPPASGGRPAAAGAEAELCPQCRTPREGGAPFCEECRWNFLTNTATSYTPAAPRPPQPRFQPPSATYGGGDGYEYQGSRPSQVNRPAEPIPSFGSEPSGPTPFGADRAPSTPPAPPGPAGAPPFPPGNRRPPTPPQNFGQGPGGPSGPGGPGGASGPGGFPGQGRQGMGQTSGGPRAGGPGAGGPGGPGGHGGPGGPGGPGAGRPAGPPSGFGGGPGQGPGAGGPSGPPSGFGGGPGQGPGFGGGPGQGPGGPSGPGAPGGPGPSGFGGDPSRPVPPPPGPTPPAGPGGPGGAPQAFQQAGAPAPPAFPRGNRRPPAGEDDWVISPPSSGGPGQDPGGQDGGYGYPHPGATQAPPGPGGPGGFPQAPQGSQPPQAPHQPRSTGPATWTATIGPDREYFMAMMQRSGPEAAGLNLPAYSPEQQRTLTGNQLTIGRRRHSTGDTPDIDLSVPPEDPGVSHQHAVLVQQPDGSWAVVDQNSTNGTTVNMSEEPIQPFVPVPLQDGDRVHVGAWTTITVRRG